The Hyphomicrobium sp. MC1 genome window below encodes:
- a CDS encoding cation-translocating P-type ATPase — translation MMALDANNVERSTRFEVGLTMDEARKRLATEGPNELERKSRRSAFAITLEVLREPMFLFLVCAGGIYVILGETSEAIVLCLFATTSVAIAIVQEFRSERVLQALKELSSPRALVIRDGERRRIAGRDVVRGDILIISEGDRIAADGLLIEGDLSADESLLTGESVAVRKIPVDRDASAPTDRKPGGDDTPYLFSGTLAVRGQGKAEVVATGGRSEIGKIGASLARIEPEPPRLKAEINGLVRMFSIIGVAVCSLAFLLQWASGHSVLHALLAGISLGMAMLPEEFPLVLTVFMVMGAWRLSRAQVLTRRAAAIEALGEATVLCTDKTGTLTENRMSIAELRLPTGDTFGASQPEALGSLPTQFHRLIRAGALASQPTPVDAMDVAIVDFAEARSCGTESRNRDVLERTYGMTRKRLAVVNAWRAKSTDEFKIAAKGAPETIAKLCGLSAAEYAGVSTMTDTMAREGLRVLAVAEATFPERDLPLEPNAFNFQFVGLIGLTDPIRANIASAVSECRAAGIRVVMITGDYPTTALAIARKAGIDASCVVSGPEIESMTAAALGRNIRECSVFARITPADKLRIVQALQANGEITAMIGDGVNDAPSLKAAHIGVAMGGRGTDVAREAAALVLLNDNFSSVVTAIRLGRRIFDNLRKATGFIAAIHVPIAGLALFPIIAGLPTILGPLHIAFLELIIDPVCSIAFENEPEESDVMSRPPRSAKAPLLSLARLLWCLLQGVIAFALIACLYVASLRYGLPADQARSLSFGAMIASSVALVIINRSFDTVLFGSLVRPNPMLWAVFALATAIFATTLYWTPARALFDFGAFHAHDALISVSVGVVLLIILELLKGIFDRPIR, via the coding sequence ATGATGGCCCTTGACGCGAACAACGTGGAACGGAGCACCCGGTTTGAGGTCGGCCTCACGATGGACGAGGCGCGGAAGCGGCTCGCCACTGAGGGTCCAAACGAGCTTGAACGTAAAAGCAGACGCTCTGCGTTCGCGATTACGTTGGAGGTACTGCGTGAGCCGATGTTTCTTTTCCTCGTCTGCGCTGGCGGGATCTATGTCATCCTTGGCGAAACGAGCGAAGCGATTGTCCTCTGTCTTTTTGCGACAACTTCCGTCGCCATCGCAATTGTCCAAGAGTTTCGCAGTGAACGTGTTCTGCAGGCCCTAAAAGAGCTCTCGAGCCCTCGTGCTCTCGTCATTCGGGATGGAGAGCGTCGCCGCATCGCTGGCAGAGATGTTGTCCGCGGCGACATTTTGATCATCAGCGAAGGTGATCGGATTGCTGCCGATGGGCTTTTGATTGAAGGTGACTTGTCGGCCGATGAGTCACTATTGACAGGGGAATCCGTTGCAGTCCGCAAGATTCCTGTCGATAGGGATGCGTCGGCTCCGACAGACCGCAAACCTGGTGGCGATGATACGCCTTACTTGTTTTCCGGCACGCTCGCCGTTCGGGGACAAGGCAAAGCCGAAGTTGTCGCAACCGGAGGCCGAAGCGAGATCGGAAAAATCGGTGCCTCACTCGCCCGAATTGAACCGGAACCGCCCCGGCTCAAGGCCGAGATCAATGGTCTTGTGCGGATGTTCTCGATTATCGGCGTGGCGGTCTGCTCTCTCGCTTTCCTATTGCAGTGGGCATCGGGACATTCTGTGCTCCACGCCCTCCTTGCAGGCATCTCGCTTGGCATGGCGATGCTGCCTGAAGAATTCCCGCTCGTACTCACCGTCTTTATGGTCATGGGTGCCTGGCGTCTTTCGCGCGCCCAAGTCTTAACGCGACGTGCGGCCGCGATAGAGGCACTCGGCGAAGCCACCGTCCTCTGCACCGACAAAACTGGTACGTTGACAGAGAACCGTATGTCGATTGCTGAACTGCGCTTGCCGACAGGCGATACATTTGGCGCGAGCCAGCCAGAGGCGTTGGGTTCGTTGCCTACTCAGTTCCATCGCCTCATCCGCGCCGGAGCGCTGGCTTCGCAGCCGACGCCTGTGGACGCAATGGACGTCGCCATCGTCGATTTTGCCGAGGCGCGTTCTTGCGGCACAGAATCGCGAAATCGGGACGTCTTGGAGCGCACCTATGGCATGACACGGAAGCGCCTGGCCGTGGTAAATGCTTGGCGGGCGAAATCTACGGACGAATTTAAAATAGCGGCCAAAGGCGCGCCCGAGACGATAGCCAAGCTGTGCGGGTTATCGGCCGCCGAGTACGCCGGGGTCTCCACGATGACGGATACAATGGCGCGCGAGGGGCTGCGCGTATTAGCCGTCGCCGAAGCGACGTTTCCTGAAAGAGATCTGCCGCTCGAGCCGAACGCTTTCAATTTTCAATTTGTGGGCCTCATAGGCCTTACCGATCCGATCAGGGCGAATATTGCTAGTGCCGTCAGCGAATGCAGGGCGGCGGGCATTCGCGTCGTAATGATCACCGGCGATTATCCGACAACGGCCCTTGCGATCGCTCGTAAAGCCGGTATCGACGCAAGCTGTGTGGTCTCGGGACCAGAAATCGAGAGCATGACTGCGGCGGCCCTCGGCCGCAACATCAGGGAATGTTCCGTCTTCGCGCGAATTACGCCGGCCGATAAGTTGCGCATCGTTCAAGCGCTTCAGGCGAACGGCGAGATTACTGCGATGATTGGTGATGGTGTAAACGATGCGCCATCTCTGAAAGCAGCCCACATCGGTGTTGCTATGGGCGGTCGCGGAACCGACGTGGCACGTGAAGCGGCTGCACTCGTCCTTCTGAATGATAACTTCAGCTCGGTCGTCACTGCTATTCGGCTAGGCCGTCGAATATTTGACAATCTTCGCAAGGCAACGGGCTTCATTGCAGCTATTCACGTGCCGATCGCAGGACTCGCCCTGTTTCCAATCATCGCTGGACTGCCAACAATCCTTGGCCCCTTACACATTGCCTTCCTCGAACTCATCATCGATCCAGTCTGCTCTATCGCCTTCGAAAACGAGCCGGAAGAATCCGATGTCATGAGCCGCCCGCCTCGATCGGCAAAGGCGCCCCTGCTCTCATTGGCGCGGCTCCTATGGTGTTTGCTGCAGGGTGTAATAGCGTTTGCTCTCATTGCCTGCCTGTATGTTGCGTCTTTGCGGTATGGTCTTCCCGCCGATCAGGCTCGTTCCCTCTCCTTCGGTGCAATGATCGCATCCTCGGTTGCATTGGTTATTATCAATCGCAGCTTTGACACTGTGCTCTTCGGATCTCTCGTCCGACCCAACCCCATGCTCTGGGCAGTCTTCGCACTCGCTACGGCAATCTTTGCGACAACTCTTTACTGGACACCTGCACGCGCCCTTTTCGACTTTGGCGCTTTTCACGCTCATGATGCGCTCATATCAGTCAGCGTGGGCGTTGTACTGCTGATAATCCTGGAGCTGCTGAAAGGCATATTTGATCGACCCATCCGTTGA
- a CDS encoding helix-turn-helix transcriptional regulator, whose translation MNTDEAVTRLAALAHDQRLAIFRLLVREGPNGLPAGEIAEAVGATPTGASFHLKELDRAGLIHATRVGRYIRYAAHFEGMRQLLSFLTDDCCQGNPELCGSTIKKARKLCKGEAK comes from the coding sequence ATGAACACTGATGAAGCTGTCACTCGTCTCGCGGCGTTGGCCCACGATCAGCGCCTCGCTATCTTCCGGCTCCTGGTGCGGGAGGGCCCAAACGGGCTGCCTGCAGGCGAGATCGCTGAAGCTGTTGGCGCCACCCCAACAGGAGCGTCATTTCATCTTAAAGAATTGGACCGCGCCGGACTAATCCATGCCACGCGCGTTGGCCGGTACATCCGCTATGCGGCGCACTTTGAGGGAATGCGACAACTCTTGAGCTTTCTCACCGACGACTGCTGCCAGGGAAATCCGGAGCTTTGCGGCTCGACAATCAAAAAGGCGCGTAAGCTGTGTAAGGGAGAAGCAAAATGA
- a CDS encoding arsenate reductase ArsC has protein sequence MTRDRPYNVLFLCTGNSARSIMGEAIINRIGAGKFNGYSAGSMPKGEVHPLAINLLNKLNYDTGALRSKSWEEFTAAGAPELDFVFTVCDNAANEVCPIWPGQPMTAHWGLPDPAEAQGDEAQRALAFADTYRMLNNRIGIFASLPLASLDELSLQNRLNDIGRLKASAVPERA, from the coding sequence ATGACCCGAGATCGACCGTATAACGTCCTCTTTCTCTGCACCGGCAATTCCGCCCGTTCCATCATGGGCGAGGCCATCATCAACCGCATCGGCGCAGGGAAGTTCAATGGCTACAGCGCGGGCAGCATGCCAAAAGGTGAGGTTCACCCGCTGGCCATCAATCTTCTGAATAAGCTCAACTATGACACCGGTGCTCTCCGCTCAAAGTCCTGGGAGGAGTTCACGGCAGCCGGTGCACCCGAATTGGATTTCGTCTTTACCGTTTGCGATAACGCCGCCAACGAAGTTTGCCCGATCTGGCCGGGGCAGCCGATGACAGCACACTGGGGCCTGCCGGACCCCGCCGAGGCTCAGGGGGATGAAGCTCAGCGAGCGCTCGCCTTTGCCGATACCTACCGCATGCTCAACAACCGGATTGGCATTTTCGCCAGTTTGCCGCTCGCGTCACTCGACGAACTCAGCCTCCAGAATCGCCTCAACGACATTGGCCGATTGAAAGCTTCAGCCGTGCCGGAGAGAGCCTGA
- the arsB gene encoding ACR3 family arsenite efflux transporter, translating to MSTFERYLTVWVALCIVFGIALGHFFPVAFAGIAAAEVANVNFVVAALIWLMIIPMLVKIDFSALSKVKAHWRGIGVTLFVNWAVKPFSMALLGWIFVGWIFRPYLPAEEINSYIAGLILLAAAPCTAMVFVWSNLSDGEPHFTLSQVALNDVIMVFAFAPIVGLLLGLSAITVPWNTLLLSVVLYIVVPVIIAQVIRSVVLSTGGQGALNALLRRIQPLSLVALLTTLVLLFGFQGEQILAQPLIIAMLAVPILIQVYFNSALAYLLNRASGEAHCVAGPSALIGASNFFELAVAAAISLFGLHSGAALATVVGVLIEVPVMLSVVKIVNSSRDWYEAGRTVRKRGLSAQAGE from the coding sequence ATGTCAACCTTCGAACGCTATCTGACGGTATGGGTCGCCCTCTGCATCGTTTTCGGCATCGCGCTTGGTCATTTCTTTCCTGTTGCCTTTGCAGGGATCGCCGCGGCGGAAGTGGCCAACGTGAACTTCGTCGTCGCGGCGCTGATCTGGTTGATGATCATTCCGATGCTGGTGAAGATCGATTTCTCAGCGCTTTCCAAAGTGAAAGCTCATTGGCGCGGCATCGGCGTCACTCTTTTCGTCAATTGGGCGGTAAAGCCGTTCTCGATGGCGCTTCTGGGCTGGATCTTCGTCGGCTGGATATTCCGGCCGTACCTACCAGCCGAGGAGATCAACAGTTATATCGCCGGCCTCATTCTCCTCGCCGCTGCGCCGTGTACGGCCATGGTGTTCGTGTGGAGCAACCTCTCTGACGGCGAGCCGCATTTCACCTTGAGCCAAGTGGCACTCAACGACGTGATCATGGTTTTCGCGTTCGCGCCGATTGTCGGTCTGCTGCTCGGTCTTTCGGCGATCACGGTGCCTTGGAACACGCTCCTTTTGTCGGTCGTGCTTTACATTGTGGTGCCGGTCATCATCGCGCAGGTGATCCGCAGCGTCGTCCTCTCGACCGGTGGCCAGGGGGCGCTGAACGCATTGCTTCGGCGCATTCAGCCTCTATCCCTCGTGGCCCTGCTCACCACGCTGGTCTTGCTATTCGGCTTTCAGGGCGAGCAGATCTTGGCGCAGCCATTGATCATCGCCATGCTGGCGGTACCCATTCTCATCCAGGTCTATTTCAACTCGGCGCTCGCCTACCTTCTCAACCGCGCGTCAGGCGAAGCTCATTGCGTGGCGGGACCCTCCGCGCTGATCGGCGCCAGCAACTTCTTCGAGCTGGCAGTCGCCGCCGCGATCAGCCTCTTTGGTCTACACTCCGGCGCAGCGCTCGCCACCGTCGTTGGCGTGCTGATCGAGGTCCCCGTGATGTTGTCTGTGGTGAAGATCGTCAATTCGTCGCGCGACTGGTACGAGGCCGGTCGGACGGTCAGAAAGCGTGGCCTATCCGCGCAAGCAGGAGAATGA
- the arsC gene encoding arsenate reductase (glutaredoxin) (This arsenate reductase requires both glutathione and glutaredoxin to convert arsenate to arsenite, after which the efflux transporter formed by ArsA and ArsB can extrude the arsenite from the cell, providing resistance.), producing MAITIYHNPACGTSRNTLAMIRQSGEEPEIIEYLKTPPSRTTLVDLIRRMGITPRELLRQKGTPFAELDLGNAKWTDDQLIDFMMEHPILINRPIVVTTIGVKLCRPSETVLDILAEPNIGNFTKEDGEVIAARKKA from the coding sequence ATGGCGATCACCATCTACCACAACCCGGCCTGCGGCACTTCCCGCAACACGCTGGCGATGATCCGCCAGAGCGGCGAGGAGCCGGAGATCATTGAATACCTCAAGACCCCGCCTTCGCGCACAACACTGGTGGACCTGATTAGGCGCATGGGCATCACCCCGCGCGAGCTGCTCCGCCAGAAGGGAACGCCCTTTGCCGAACTCGACCTGGGCAATGCCAAGTGGACCGACGATCAACTCATTGATTTCATGATGGAGCATCCTATCCTCATCAACCGGCCTATCGTTGTCACAACGATAGGCGTGAAGCTGTGCCGGCCATCGGAGACGGTGCTCGACATCCTGGCGGAGCCGAACATCGGCAACTTCACCAAAGAGGACGGCGAAGTGATTGCGGCAAGAAAGAAGGCTTGA
- the arsH gene encoding arsenical resistance protein ArsH codes for MMSKNGASDLPNIAHEHLHIPAEDKLAAAGSHKPRILLLYGSLRARSYSRFLTMEAARLLEHFGAETKIFHAHGLPLPDDAPATHPKVQELRELAAWSEGQVWCSPERHGAMSGVMKSQIDWIPLSTGAIRPTQGKTLAVMQVSGGSQSFNAVNQMRVLGRWMRMITIPNQSSVAKAFNEFDEDGRMKPSAYYDRVVDVMEELVKFTLLTRDCADYLVDRYSERKESAEELSRRVNLPSAVNDTPRR; via the coding sequence TTGATGAGCAAGAACGGCGCCAGCGACCTGCCCAACATCGCGCACGAGCATCTGCACATTCCCGCCGAGGATAAGCTCGCCGCGGCGGGTAGCCATAAGCCGCGTATCCTTTTGCTCTACGGTTCACTGCGCGCGCGGTCGTACAGCCGCTTTCTCACGATGGAAGCGGCGCGATTGCTGGAGCATTTCGGGGCCGAAACGAAGATCTTTCACGCGCATGGCCTACCGCTGCCGGATGACGCGCCCGCGACCCATCCCAAGGTGCAGGAATTGCGCGAGCTTGCTGCCTGGTCCGAGGGCCAGGTTTGGTGCTCGCCGGAGCGGCACGGTGCGATGAGCGGCGTGATGAAGTCACAGATCGACTGGATACCTTTGTCTACGGGCGCTATTCGCCCCACCCAGGGCAAGACGCTGGCCGTGATGCAGGTCAGCGGCGGCTCTCAGTCCTTCAATGCCGTGAACCAGATGCGCGTGCTGGGCCGCTGGATGCGGATGATCACCATTCCGAACCAGTCTTCCGTCGCAAAGGCCTTCAATGAATTCGACGAGGACGGCCGCATGAAGCCATCAGCCTATTACGACCGCGTTGTAGATGTGATGGAGGAGCTGGTGAAGTTCACCCTGCTTACCCGCGACTGCGCTGACTATCTTGTCGATCGTTACAGCGAAAGGAAGGAAAGCGCCGAGGAGTTGTCGCGTCGCGTGAACCTGCCCTCAGCCGTGAACGACACGCCGCGGCGGTAA